In Apium graveolens cultivar Ventura chromosome 10, ASM990537v1, whole genome shotgun sequence, the following are encoded in one genomic region:
- the LOC141692611 gene encoding syntaxin-71-like isoform X2, giving the protein MISTLSDCPKELIEYARFPEVVYSGLDYPSSDIIMAAYPTPLSFFCFFILIIKTMSKLSFYLDILFYKQVKGLSSEEFAARNDLVLALPDRIQAIPDGTPSVPKQTGGWAASASRTEINFDSDGCFDNEYFQESEGSNQFRQEYEMRKMKQDQGLEIIEEGPDTLKNMAQDMNEELDRQVPLMDEIDTKVDKATSDLKSTNVRLKDTVT; this is encoded by the exons ATGATATCTACATTGTCTGATTGTCCTAAAGAACTAATTGAATATGCCAGATTTCCAGAAGTAGTTTATAGTGGCCTAGACTATCCGTCAAGTGACATTATAATGGCTGCCTATCCCACTCCCTTATCTTTCTTCTGTTTCTTTATCTTGATAATTAAAACTATGTCTAAACTTAGCTTCTATCTTGACATTTTGTTCTACAAACAGGTTAAAGGCCTTTCATCAGAAGAATTTGCTGCCAGAAATGATTTGGTTCTTGCGCTTCCAGATAGAATTCAAGCCATACCGGATGGTACACCGTCTGTGCCTAAACAAACTGGTGGATGGGCAGCTTCAGCTTCTCGCACAGAAATAAATTTTGATTCTG ATGGGTGCTTTGATAATGAATACTTTCAAGAATCTGAAGGGTCAAATCAATTTAGGCAAGAATATGAAATGAGGAAAATGAAGCAG GACCAAGGTTTGGAGATAATAGAAGAAGGTCCGGACACATTGAAGAACATGGCCCAGGATATGAATGAG GAACTGGACAGGCAAGTTCCTTTGATGGATGAGATTGACACCAAG GTGGACAAAGCAACATCTGATCTTAAGAGCACCAATGTTAGACTGAAGGACACTGTTACCTAG
- the LOC141689321 gene encoding dnaJ protein P58IPK homolog, which yields MMGINLCGVDFVAWRGLVYTVYILHFVCICQFLFLHPLVSALDGKPGDVAELFERVSRSVKVKRYSEAINDLNAAIEADPSLSEAYRHKASIFRQLCRYEESEESYKRFLEMKPGNSAVEKELSQLHQSRDALNTAMNLVNSGDFSKSLEYVDKVVLVFSPACSKAKILKVKLLLLVNDYSSAISETGFILKEDENNLEALLIRGRAYYYLADHDVAIRHFQKGLRLDPEHSELKKAYFGLKNLLKKTKSAEDNENRGKLRLAVEDYRAALALDPNHTAYNVNLHLGLCKVLVKLGRGKDAVSSCTDALNIDGELLEALVQRGEAKLLVEDFEGAVADLRTAAEKSPQDMNIRQTLMKAEKALKMSQRKDWYKILGISKTASISEIKKAYKRLALQWHPDKNVDNREEAEAKFRDIAAAYEVLGDDEKRTRYDQGEDVEDMGMGGGGGGGFNPFGGGGQQFTFHFEGGFPGGGGGFHF from the exons ATGATGGGTATAAATCTTTGTGGAGTTGATTTTGTAGCTTGGAGAGGATTAGTATACACCGTATATATACTGCATTTTGTATGTATATGTCAATTCCTTTTTCTTCACCCTTTAGTCTCTGCCCTAG ATGGCAAACCTGGTGATGTTGCGGAGTTGTTTGAAAGAGTTTCTCGTAGTGTCAAGGTGAAACGTTATAGCGAGGCTATTAATGATCTAAATGCTGCTATTGAGGCAGACCCAAGTCTATCTGAAGCATACCGGCATAAAGCATCTATCTTCCGCCAGTTGTGCAG ATATGAGGAATCAGAGGAAAGTTACAAAAGGTTTCTGGAGATGAAACCGGGAAATTCGGCTGTGGAGAAGGAGCTCTCTCAGTTGCATCAATCTCGAGATGCTCTAAATACTGCTATGAATCTCGTTAATTCAGGTGATTTTTCAAAGTCATTGGAATATGTGGACAAGGTTGTACTTGTTTTTTCTCCAGCATGCTCGAAG GCCAAAATTCTGAAAGTTAAGCTATTGTTATTAGTTAATGATTATTCTAGTGCCATCTCTGAGACGGGATTTATTCTCAAAGAGGATGAGAATAATTTGGAGGCATTACTTATTCGTGGCCGCGCTTACTATTATTTAGCTGATCATGATGTTGCTATAAG GCATTTCCAGAAAGGTCTCCGACTAGACCCAGAGCATAGTGAATTGAAGAAAGCATATTTTGGACTGAAAAACTTATTGAAGAAGACTAAAAGT GCAGAAGACAACGAAAATAGGGGAAAGTTGCGCCTTGCTGTGGAGGACTATAGAGCAGCCCTTGCTCTGGACCCTAATCATACTGCCTACAATGTAAATTTGCATCTTGGTTTATGCAAAGTATTGGTTAAGCTTGGTAGGGGAAAGGATGCTGTGAGCAGTTGTACAGATGCGCTTAACATTGATGGCGAGCTTCTGGAAGCTCTAGTGCAG AGGGGAGAGGCCAAACTTTTGGTAGAAGATTTTGAAGGTGCGGTCGCAGATCTAAGAACAGCTGCTGAGAAATCACCTCAG GATATGAATATACGTCAAACACTGATGAAGGCTGAAAAAGCTTTAAAGATGAGCCAACGGAAGGACTGGTATAAGATTTTGGGGATTTCTAAAACTGCATCTATTTCAGAGATTAAGAAGGCTTATAAGAGGCTTGCATTGCAATGGCATCCAGATAAGAATGTTGACAATAGAGAAGAAGCAGAAGCCAAATTTCGCGACATAGCTGCAGCTTATGAG GTGCTTGGGGATGATGAAAAACGTACGAGGTACGACCAAGGTGAAGATGTAGAAGACATGGGCATGGGTGGGGGTGGAGGAGGTGGATTTAACCCTTTCGGTGGAGGGGGGCAACAGTTTACTTTCCATTTTGAAGGAGGGTTTCCTGGTGGAGGTGGAGGATTCCACTTTTGA
- the LOC141689320 gene encoding serine/threonine-protein kinase-like protein CCR1 has protein sequence MKKHHNSSASSAFFVILLFILMHSAHGFGSMGSIAAAFGTDGFFCAIDASGKQAVICWSNNTSSSSSASNNSPAYSANIPPMAALSGGDGFICGILANTSQAYCWSSITNNLVPQVFQSTSYSHIAAGTSHVCAIRGSYYSDNDSGSVDCWDIVRKSNRSLSSQQSSLFYDQVVSNLVLKTVVSGEGFSCGLSREDTILCWGPHSTSLQVYGESSSEKFFSLASGRGSVCGLSQVNDEVHCWGKNDYLKSPPLEIGFVSLAAGAHHFCGIRQDNHGIECWGSFNSSSIPKASGFLAIASSDYITCGIREDDLVLDCWFSNMTSTPDYDPPFQLCSPGLCTPGSCGQGKFAFNASSLHETDLSSLCVRKELSICSPCGVNCSEGFFTSSSCSENADRVCTACSLCQNSSCWDICKLHPLSDMKRKHQHQLRRLILVVAASASGLVLILICWCLLPGLFAKKNKRGTTKQFALCLGKELETEALTDSHPPVVVTPCPGVAQIFRLTELKDATNGFKEFNELGRGSYGFVYKALLPDGRQVAVKRANAATIIHTNNRDFEMELEILCSIRHTNIVNLLGYCAEMGERLLVYEFMPHGTLHDHLHGGLAPPNWTLRLNIALQAAKGLEYLHKEVSPPIIHRDVKSSNILLDADWGARIADFGLLTLNETDVIEDIKADVYNFGIVLLEILSGRKAYDRDCDTPSIVDWALPMIRQGKAAATIDRYIPLPRNVEPLFKLAEAAELALRENPSDRPTMTDLVLILERLVKDMVVL, from the coding sequence ATGAAAAAACATCACAACTCTTCTGCTTCTTCTGCCTTCTTTGTCATCCTTTTATTTATCTTAATGCACTCTGCTCATGGCTTTGGATCGATGGGATCCATAGCAGCTGCGTTTGGCACGGATGGCTTCTTCTGCGCTATCGATGCAAGTGGCAAACAAGCTGTGATCTGTTGGAGTAATAACACTAGTAGTAGCTCATCTGCATCAAACAATTCACCTGCTTATTCTGCTAATATTCCTCCAATGGCTGCTCTCTCGGGGGGTGATGGTTTTATTTGTGGGATATTAGCTAATACTTCTCAAGCATATTGTTGGAGTTCTATCACTAATAATCTTGTTCCTCAGGTCTTTCAGTCTACATCTTATTCCCACATTGCAGCTGGTACTAGTCATGTTTGTGCTATAAGAGGATCTTACTATTCTGATAATGATTCGGGTTCAGTTGATTGCTGGGATATTGTTCGAAAAAGTAATAGAAGTTTGAGTTCACAACAGAGTAGTCTGTTTTATGATCAAGTGGTTAGTAATCTTGTTTTGAAAACAGTTGTTTCTGGTGAAGGTTTTAGTTGTGGTTTATCCAGAGAAGATACCATTCTGTGCTGGGGTCCACACTCTACTAGTTTACAAGTTTACGGTGAATCATCGTCCGAGAAATTCTTTTCATTAGCTTCAGGGAGAGGTTCTGTTTGTGGACTATCACAAGTTAATGATGAGGTGCATTGTTGGGGTAAAAATGATTATCTAAAGTCTCCTCCACTTGAGATTGGATTTGTATCTTTGGCTGCTGGTGCACACCACTTTTGTGGGATTCGACAAGATAATCATGGGATTGAGTGTTGGGGGAGCTTTAACTCATCTTCTATTCCAAAGGCTTCTGGGTTTTTGGCAATTGCTTCTTCAGATTATATCACGTGTGGTATTAGAGAAGATGATTTGGTGCTTGATTGTTGGTTTTCTAACATGACATCTACACCGGACTATGATCCTCCATTTCAGTTGTGTAGTCCTGGCCTGTGTACTCCTGGATCTTGCGGTCAAGGGAAATTTGCTTTCAATGCAAGTTCACTCCATGAGACCGATTTAAGTAGCTTGTGTGTTCGGAAAGAGCTTAGTATATGTTCTCCTTGTGGGGTAAATTGTTCGGAAGGTTTCTTCACTTCTAGTTCATGTAGCGAGAATGCTGATAGAGTATGCACAGCTTGCTCTCTTTGCCAAAACAGCTCATGTTGGGACATATGCAAGCTTCATCCGTTGTCAGATATGAAGCGTAAGCATCAGCACCAGCTGCGAAGATTAATCCTTGTAGTTGCTGCTTCTGCATCTGGTTTGGTATTGATATTAATCTGCTGGTGCCTTTTACCCGGCCTGTTTGCTAAGAAGAACAAAAGGGGGACAACGAAACAGTTTGCATTGTGTCTTGGCAAAGAGTTGGAAACTGAAGCCCTTACTGATTCACATCCACCTGTGGTTGTGACCCCATGTCCCGGGGTAGCTCAAATTTTCCGACTTACTGAACTAAAGGATGCTACCAATGGGTTTAAGGAATTTAATGAGCTTGGCAGGGGAAGCTATGGCTTTGTTTATAAAGCTCTGCTCCCGGATGGAAGGCAAGTTGCAGTGAAGAGAGCAAATGCTGCTACAATAATTCACACAAACAATCGGGATTTTGAAATGGAGCTGGAGATCCTTTGCAGTATCAGACATACCAATATTGTGAATCTGCTGGGGTATTGTGCAGAAATGGGGGAAAGATTACTTGTTTACGAGTTTATGCCCCATGGGACACTTCATGACCATCTCCATGGGGGACTTGCACCTCCAAACTGGACCCTTCGCTTGAATATTGCACTGCAGGCTGCAAAAGGACTTGAGTACCTTCACAAGGAAGTTTCACCTCCAATCATCCATCGCGATGTAAAGAGCTCAAATATTCTACTGGATGCAGACTGGGGAGCAAGAATAGCAGATTTCGGGCTCTTAACTTTAAATGAAACCGATGTTATTGAAGATATAAAAGCGGACGTCTACAACTTTGGAATCGTACTGCTAGAAATTTTAAGTGGGAGGAAAGCTTATGATAGAGATTGCGACACTCCTAGTATAGTGGACTGGGCACTGCCCATGATTCGACAAGGAAAGGCAGCTGCAACAATTGACAGATATATTCCTCTTCCCAGAAATGTGGAACCTCTGTTTAAACTTGCTGAAGCAGCGGAGCTAGCATTAAGGGAAAATCCTAGTGACCGTCCTACAATGACAGATTTGGTACTAATATTAGAACGCCTTGTCAAGGACATGGTGGTATTGTAG